The region AAAGAAGGCAATTGCCATTTCTCATTGGATAAGAGAAGCCAAGCCAATTGACTGGGAACTGGCAACCTCTCTTGCGCGTATCGTATTTAAGGAATTATTCGCAAAACATCTTCCCGAAAGATATTTCTGGAATGTCAATTTGCCTCATATTTTCTCAGGAGAAAAAAATCCTGAGCTAATCTTTTGTGAGCCTTCTACAGACCCGCTTCCTGTAGAATTTAGGAGAGAGGGGGATACGTTCTATTATACCGGAGAGTATCCCAAACGTAAAAGAAAAGCAAACACCGATGTCGATGTTTGCTTTGATGGAAATATAGCCATTAGCCTCGTTAGGGTATAAAAAGGATCGTATTCAGAATTGTTTTTTGATAACGATAGCCTGATAAAATTACTTCTTGCGGCAACGCGAAATTAACTGCTGATTTTCGGTTTTATCGACTTCTGTATCTTCGCCATTGCTCATATCTATCGTCCAAACTTTTGATTTCTTTCCAGAGAAAACACTTTCCGTAACAAACTCTTCGCTTGTCCAATAATTGATGTATTGCCAATCCTTAAATACACCCTGCGATTGATAAATTTGTAGTAGTTCTTTCTTGGTTGGGAGTCGCATATTTTTAGATTCACATTTTTGTTTTGCTTCACTCCAAAGCATTTTCTTCTCTTCCGGTCCCCATGACTTTGAATCCAAATTGACTTTAGCTTTCTCTTCTTCAGCTTTTTTTTCTGCTGCTGTCATTTCGTTCTCTGGCTTCTCTACAGCTTTAGGCTCTTCTACTTTTGGTTCTTCTATCTTTTTAGGTTCCACTTTAACTTCTTCTACTTTCTTTTCCGGTGGAGTAACGGGAGTAATATTATTCGTTTGAGGCTTTGGTTCCACTTTCTTCTGTATAGGCTCAGGCTTTGGTTTTTCTACTTCCTTTTCTTTTTCAGGAACAACAGGCTCTGCTGGTGCAGTTTTACTTACAGGTTTAAATTCATCGTATTCTTTTAATCTTTTTTCTAATTCCTCTGGAGATACTTGCACAACTTCTGGCTTAAGGTCTTTATCAGAAATATTTGCAGTCTTCTCTGAAAGTTTTTCAGGAGAAAGCTTCGTATCAATATCATCAGCGAGTTTTGAAGGATCTGCATTCTTTAGAACCTCACCAAGTCCTGTTTCTTTTAGAATTGTTTCTGATTGTTTTTTACTAACTGTTGTAGAATTTCCAGTTTGCAACACAAGTTCCTTTTCTTTTAAAAAAGAATCCAATTTTCTTAAAGTCGCACTCTTAGCTCTTACTTCAGGTGGAAGATTTTCGATTTCCGGAATTACAACTCTAGAGGCAACTTTTCCATCCAGAACTGCTACAGAACCATTTGAGTCTTTTCCAATTTCAACTTCATACTTCGTTCCTCGAACACCCATCACGACAGTCGGAGTGATTGTCTCAAGATTATTCTTGCTATTTAATCTTTCCGAGTTTACTAGAACCTTTCCTGTCATAATTTTCATTTGCACATTTTTTACTTCATTCTTTACAGTAGCACCGAGCGCAAACTCGGAATTTTCCTTAACTCGTATTGTCACATCACTATCCATTCCAGTAACTTGCAAATCACAAATGGACTTAGCGCCAGTTCTCAATGAATCTTTGTTTCGAAGAATATCTCCATTCTTTACTTTTTTATCTCCCATTGTTACGTCGCCGATCACAGAAACAACCAATGCCTCCGGCGCTTTGGGCTCACTATTCTTACATCCTACGGCAAAATAAATAACCGAATGCATTAAAATCAAAAATCCTATTCTTTTTTTCATGGGTTTCCTTCTTGTCTGGCTCAACGATTTAATAGAACTATTCGTTCGAGGTATAATATAGCATGAAAGCATAACATATTTCCTATTGTCAACAGCGTTTCACCTATGAGAAAAAGATAACTCAGGAAAATAAATTATTTTTCATTTTCAAAAATGAATGTATTTCGTTTCTATGTATAAATGGCATTGCAAAAACAAATGCAGAAATAGCAGCAATTTCAATGGAAGAAGATAATTTAAGTCAGAATTTACAAGAATTCAAATCAAAGCATGAATTTAAAAAATATGTTTCCATCTCAGTAATTCTTTTACTATGTTCTGAAGTAATTTTAGGATTTTGTTTCAATACTTTTTTTTCTGAGATAATGGAGCAAAAAAGAAAACTAGCCTACACGAATGCCTGGAATAATTACATTTCGCAAAAGTTAAAATTTGACTTCGGGCAAATTACAGGGAATATCTGGTGGACTAGTGTTTGGAAAAATCTAAAAGTAGGCAATACAAAACAATTAGAAATTGCATTTAACACTGACTCAAGTATTAGAGAAAATTATGACCTCTTCACAATTTACCTCGAACCAAATTCTGATCCAGTCTATTCAATTCAAGGAGCTCACAATATTGAGTCCATTACCCCGGATACAAAACTCATTCAAAAGCTTTACAATCAACAAAGTTATAAACACGGCAGAACTCAAACAATCGCTGAGCTGAAAGACAATAGACTATTTCTAATTTCTGTATCTGCACTCTGCGATGATGCGGGTAATCCTATTTATCCTGGCATTGCAATTTTCGCTTATGATCTGAATAAGTTTTTAAGATTAGCAGAAGAAGTAATTCCAGTTTCAATGGAGGTTAAAAGTGGAAATCCTCCAACGGATATTTATCATAGCTTTACAATTCCAAACGATCTTCAATTAAAAGAAAAATATTATATTGCGATAAAGCCAGAATACGAAATTCAAACAATTATATTTGAAGCATTGGCATTATTCATCACAGCTCAAACATTATTGAGTTTGTCTCTTTTCATTCTTATCGCTCCTCATTACACCCAAAAGAAAACAGCCAAATTAGAAGAAATAATCAAAGCCACTGAGCAATTAAACATTGAATTGACACAGAAAATCAAAGAACTAAAAATTGCTCAGATAGACTCGAAAAAATCGGAAGCAAAGTATGAGCACTTAGTTGAAAGCTCTAAGGATATCATTTTTTCTTTCGATAAGAACGGCTTTATCCTTACTGCGAATAATGCACTTGTTGAATTTCTTGGATTCAAGAAGGAAGACTTAATTGGAAAATTCTTTTTAGACATGGCTTACAATCCTGAAAAGAAAATTGAATCTCTAGAAAAAAAACTCATGATGGAAAAATTTGAGGAATTGAAAGAGAACCATACAAGCGTATCCTTTGATATGACATTTGGGACTAAGAACAATGAGCCACTACAACTGGGAGTGAAATGGGAATATGTAAAACTAGCTGATGATTTTGTAGTCTTTGGTAAGGCTTATACTGTTTCTGAAGATTCTATGCTTAGATATTTCGAGGCAGAAAACCGAAGATATGTTTTTAACAATTATATCACACTCGCTGAACAGATTTCGCAAAGAATTACTTCTAACCTAGTAAAATACATGGATATACAAGAAGTATTCAATGTAAGAATTTGTGTGCGAGAAATCATCATTAACTCTATTGAACATGGAAACCTAGACATTGATTATGAAATGAAAACTAAATTACGCACCATTCGAGGGGAGTATTTTCGATTTTTACAAGAAAGACAAAACGATCCGAAGTATAAAAACAGAAAGGTTACTGTTCATTATTCCCTAAAATCAGACAGAGTTTCATTCTTGATTAAAGATGAAGGAAAAGGATTTGATCATAAAAAGATGTTGAGGGATAATGCTGATAATGCGAATATCCATTTTCTAGATCACGGTCGCGGAATTTTTATGACTAAGAATACATTTGATAAAATCAAATACAATAATCCAGGTAATAAAGTTCTCCTTATAAAATTCTTCAAGAAATAAAAATAATTCTACTTTTCTATGGGCATTATTTCCCCAATTCTGCATTATAAAGCCAAATTCCATCTGGATCAAGAAACCTTACAATCATTGGCTAAAATTATAATTACTTTCATAAATTTGGAACCCTTTCTACAGATTTAAAGATAACTCTGTCATAATGGCTTAAAAATTAAGCAAATAGATTTCTTTTGTGATTGACAAAGGAAATTACTCAAATAAAATCCCTAGAACAAATTCAGTTGACATCATTTTAATCTTGTTAATTGTTTGATTTGGAATTATTCAAAAAGTATAAACTATGTCCACACAGGCCGAATTAGAATTCAAATATTCCTTCCTGAAAGTCCGAAAGGAAAAGGATTCGATTTTGATGGGAATTAATCCCACAAATAAATATCAGCACGAACTTCTTAAAGCAATAAAAACTCTGAATACCATTCAACACGCAACAAAGGGCATGCTGTTCACTCTAAACAATACGATATTAGAGCAATTACAGCTCGATTTAAAAACGGCTACGACAAATCTGAGTTCTCTTATAAATAATCAGCTCGCTGCACAAGTATTCTGCTTTGAATATGATGCACACAATCGAGACTTAAAAGTCACTGGTTTTTTTATCACTCATCCATCGGAAGAAAAAAGTTATTCAATTTTCAATTTATTCGACGAATTGCTCAGTTACTCCTATAATGCGATCAAGTCTTGGTTTGACACAAGAGAGCAGCTCATTGCCGAAAACTTCAGAAAAGAGCTACTATGGCAAATGAGTTCTAAGAATGCAGACCCTAATTCCTATAAAGGAATTAGCACTCTCTTTAATCCGCTTCGAAAGTTTATCGAAGCAAAAAATGGAATCGCTATTCCTGACGACATGCTTGAGTATATTAACCGTGAACTAACGAAACGTTTGGTAGAATCGCAGATTGCACGCGAAGTACCAGGACATGGACTTCTCATGTTGAAGACGAATGAAATTCTAGATCACTTTGAAGTGGCAGCAAATGCAATGAGCGAAAAATTAATTCCCGTAATTGCAAACGATCCCGTTCTTAAAAGTCGAGTTGATAGAGTCGTCCTTGACGAGAAAGTATACAGTCAAATCGAAAATTTTCCGATGAAGACGAGCAAATTCAATGCAGAAAAAGCAAAAGAAATTCACCAATACAAAACAGCAGGTCCCGGTCGAGCAAATCTAAATTATCCTGGCTCCCTATGCGTTCAGACAATTATTAGCCTAGAGGATATTACCGAAGAAAGATATCAGATTGCATGGAAAGATGAATGCAATAAGATGAAGCAAGAATTTAAGAAGAATATTACTGTTCCATCTAATAAATGGGGTAAATTGATATTATTCGTAAATCATTCTGACTCTCTTGAGATTCATCCTGAAGTATGGAAAGATTTAACAAATGACAAGGAATTATTTTATATCAAATGGCAAATGCCTAAAAATACAATCCATGTATTTACAGGTAAAGATCCAAACTTCTTTAAAGTTCTAGTAACTGGTATGGTCAATTTATCTCCAAACGATATTTGGAAGGCATCCGCTCTCAAGGCATTAATAGAAAAGAACGAGAAGCATCTTCGTAATCTGCTCATGGATCCCAGTTTTTATTCAGTTTACCAAAATCTGGAAAAAAGAATTTATATGCAATACATGCCATGGTATTATCGAATTTTTCTCTATTTTCCACTTTCCTTATTTCAAGATGTAATCCTCGTAAATGCCAAGAAAAAGATATCAGTCGAGCAAGAAGTTTATTCAAGCAAGAACGATGCACATAATCTTAAGTATATCTCCGAATTGCAGACTAAAAAAGCAGAGAGATCGCTGCGGATTAAGGAACAGGCTTTATACGAAGCAGTAATTGAAACACTAGACTTATTTTATCTAAGTATGAAAAAAATTCCATCTGTCAATGAAGTAAAGAATTACTTTCCTGACTATGAAGCATTTTCCAACATTATCAATTCACGAAATTTTAGGGTTATAAATCTTCCGATCAAGAATACAGATGAATCAGAAATTTTGCTATACCCAGAAAATGAAGAGTGGCAGGATAAAAAAAGCATCCTAATCAAAACACTTGATTCAATAATAAATGAGCGAAATCCTCATCTTGTTGTGGCTAACACTGATAAAACTAAGATCGAAAAGGCACAAAAGCTTCTCAATTTAATTGATGGCAATAGTGCTCCAAAACTAAAAGCAGCTAGCTAAATTTCAAATCTATTGATTTACAAACAATATTGAATATCTAAGAGTTTTAATGCTACCGGGCAGAAATACCCGATTATCCAACCGGACATTGTTGCCACTAAAGTAATAATACCAAACGGTATCCAAGTTCTTTTTATTATACTACCAATCCAATTTCCTGAACTAATATCCCTCGTGCTCCTTAAAAATCCACTTGCAAGGAGTGCTTCAAATGCAGCATCCGACAGAATGGAAGGTGCTTGATAAATAATGAACATCCCTCCTCCTAAAATTACGAGCACAATTGCACCAACTGCGACTACAATTAGCACCGGAGCCAATGCATCTCCATCGACATCAAATGCACCACCCAAATCAGAAAAACTTGATTCAGAATTAGTCGAAATTGCTTGGACTGGCATACCAATATTACCCGCAAAAGAACTAGAAGCTCCAGCTCCCCCAAAATTTCCGCCCTGTCCAATTATCTCTGTTGCAGACTTTCCGCTTGGTAAATCTCCATCAAGCAGATCAATATCAGGCAAATCTATATTACCCGTAGATCCAGCAGTGTTCTTACCCGGATTTATATACATAAGCCAAAGCTTTATATAAATAAGAAAGAAAATATAGCAAGCAATAGCCGTAAAGAAATATCGAACCGAAAGAGAATACATTCCTAATTCGAGGAGTAATTTGGAAAATAGAGTTCCAGTTAAAGAAACACTGATAAGAATTATACTCATATGAATCCTTGTAGAAATTTTATTGCGTATGAAACTTCCGTATTTCACTGCCAAATTGGAAAGCGGTTTCTTATCTTTCTTTGTTATCATTTTTATTCCTTTTAGAGTCCAGCCCATAAAAATAAAAAAGCCCGACTCAAAGCCGGGCTTTCTCATGAATAAACTAATTAGAAAAGCGAATCAGTTATTTCTTTTTTGCTTTTTCTTTTTTAGGTGCTGCTACTACTTTTGCATCTTTTGTAGCTTTAGGAGCAGATTTTCTTGCTGCCTTAGCTGCAGACTTCTTAGCTGCAAGAGCTTCGCTTTTTGCCATTTTTGCTTCTTTTAATTCTTCTCTAGACTTTCTCTCAACTAGTTCGAGAATTCCCATTTCGGAATTATCAGAAGGTCTATTCACTAAGCGGACAATTCTTGTATATCCACCAGCTCTACCAGAAAATCTTGGAGCGATATCTTCAAATAACTTTACAACAACATCACGGTCTTTGATTTTTTTCATGACTTCCCGTTTATTGTGTAGTGCGATTTCTGGTTTTACATCGCCAATATTTTTCTTTGCTTTAGAAATTAATTTCTCCGCAAAGGAACGAACTACTTTGATTTTAGCAACAGTAGATTCAATTCTCTCATGCTTGAATAAACTAGTAACCATGTTGTTTAACATAGCATGTCTATGTTCATGATTTCTATTTAATTGTTTAACTTTATTACCTTTGTTCATTTAAAAATCCCTCATACCAAATGACAATCCTAGAGTAGCAAGTTTTGCCTTTAACTCATTAAGACACTCATCGCTGTAATGTCTTGATTTGGTCATTTCATCTTCATTTCTTTTTACTAAATCACCAACAAAATCAATCTCTAAACTTCTTAGTATGTTTAGAGAACGAACGGATAATTCCAATTCTTCTACATGTTTAGATAATGCAACCTTTAATTTCTGGTCAGCTTCATCTAGCTCATCTACTTCTTCTTCCACTTCTTCTTCGAAATTAATGAAGATAGTCAAGTGCTCTTTTAGAATCTTAGCAGCCTGTGCCAATGCATCTTCAGGAGAAATAGATCCGTCTGTCCATATTTCAAGGGTTAACTTTTCATAGTCTGATCTCTGAGCAACTCGTGTTTCAGAAATCTCAAATAAAACTTTTTGAATAGGAGAAAAAAGGGAATCAATAGGAATAGTTCCTAAAACTTCGATATCTTTCTTTTTTTCTTCCGCTGGATAATAGCCCTTACCCCTTTGAATTTCGATATCCATTACTAAATTTGCGTCTTCATTGAGAGTCGCAATCAGTAAATCTGGATTCATAATTTCAATTGAAGAATCAACAGCCAAATCACCAGCTTTAAAATATCCAGCACCTTTAAGCTCGATATGAATAATTTTGTTCATATCTTTGTCTTCAGGCTCATACTTAATACGAACTTGTTTTAAGTTCAGTATGATTCTTGATACGTCCTCACTAATGCCTTCTATATAAGAAAACTCATGAGTAACCCCTTCGATTCGAATCGCAGAGATCGCAGAGCCTTCGATAGACGACATCAAAGTTCTTCGTAAAGAATTTCCAAGCGTAGTTGCAAAACCTCTTTCGAAAGGTTCTGCAATAAACTTACCGTAATTAGGAGTATTTACTTCTGTGTAATACTCTATCTTCTTTGGTCTTTTAAAGCCTTTTAGTAAATTTTTATGAGACAAAGCTGTATCCTTCCGTTCTTATTTAGAGTATAACTCAACAATCACTTGCTCTTTAATTGGCATATCAACATGCTCTCTAGCAGGCAGACTTGCAATTTCGCCAGTGAACTTAGTGTAATCTGGAGAAACCCATGCTGGATGTCTGTTTAAAGACTGAGCTAATTTAATATTTTGATCCATTAAATCTGTCTTAGATAATTTCTCTTTGAAAGAAATCTTATCTCCAACTTTAACTTGGTAAGACACAATGTCAACCTTGTGATCATTTACTAATACATGACCATGACCAATGAAATTTCTAGACTGAGCTCGAGAAGATGCAAATCCCATTCTATAAAGAGCATTATCTAATCTTCTTTCAAGAAGCTGTAAGAGATTCTCGCCTGTAATACCTTCTTGGTGGTTGGCTTTTTCAAAGTAATCGCGGAATTGTTTTTCAAGAACTCCATAAATTCTTTTTACTTTTTGTTTTTCACGAAGCTGAGTAGAATACTCTGAAATCTTTCCTTTCTTCTGTGGTGGAGGTTCGGGTGGATTTTTTCTGTCTTCAAAGCTACATTTATCTTTATTTAAGCATCTAGAGCCTTTTAAAAAAAGCTTTAAACCTTCTCTTCTACAAAGTTTGCAAACTGGTCCTGTATATCTTGCCATTTTATAATATCCTTATCAAACTCTTCTTCTTTTGCGCGGTCTGCAACCGTTATGCGGAAGAGGAGTAATATCTTTTATGATTTTTATTGCGAGTCCTTTAGAAGCGAGAGAACGAATTGCAGATTCTCTTCCGATTCCAGGTCCCGATACTAATACGTCTACTTCTTTTAATCCTGCTGCATCGATTGCTTTATCAGCAGCATTTCCCGCAGCAATTTGAGCCGCATAAGGAGTAGATTTTTTAGATCCTCTAAAACTCATAAGTCCAGAAGATGACCAGGATAATACGTTTCCTGCCATGTCAGTAATTGTAACAATCGTATTATTGAAAGAAGCTTGAATATAAACCTTCCCGCGAGGGACGTTTTTCTTTTCTTTCTTTTTTACTTTTTTTACTTTCTTCTCTTTCTTATCTTTTTTATCTTTACTTTCTTTAGTTTCTTTTTCCATAAAAATTAATCCCGGCTCCCGCTGCTATTTAGTTACTTTCTTTTTATTCGCAACGGTTTTCTTTCCACCTTTACGAGTTCTTGCATTTGTTTTTGTTCTTTGTCCGCGAACAGGAAGACCCTTTCTATGACGAAGACCACGATAACATCCGATATCCATTAACCGCTTGATGTTCAAGTTAATATCAGAGCGAAGATCCCCTTCTACTAAATAACCTTCTTCTTCAATCACTCTTCTGATTAAATTTTCTTGGTCATCATTGAGGTCTTTAACTTTAATATCTTCACTGATTTTAGCTTTCGCTAAAATTTTTCTAGAAGAGGACTGGCCAATGCCATATACGTAAGTTAATCCAACTACTATTCTTTTATCTTTAGGAATATCAATCCCAGCAAATCTTGCCATACTCTATCTCTGCCTCTGTTTAT is a window of Leptospiraceae bacterium DNA encoding:
- the surE gene encoding 5'/3'-nucleotidase SurE, with the protein product MGIIITNDDGIDAPGIRALYAALDGKKTIIAPMEHHSGCGHQVTTHKPLLITRRSVEEIAVHGTPADCSRIGITHLEPDAEWIVSGINAGGNLGVDLYISGTAAAAREAAILGKKAIAISHWIREAKPIDWELATSLARIVFKELFAKHLPERYFWNVNLPHIFSGEKNPELIFCEPSTDPLPVEFRREGDTFYYTGEYPKRKRKANTDVDVCFDGNIAISLVRV
- a CDS encoding FecR domain-containing protein, yielding MKKRIGFLILMHSVIYFAVGCKNSEPKAPEALVVSVIGDVTMGDKKVKNGDILRNKDSLRTGAKSICDLQVTGMDSDVTIRVKENSEFALGATVKNEVKNVQMKIMTGKVLVNSERLNSKNNLETITPTVVMGVRGTKYEVEIGKDSNGSVAVLDGKVASRVVIPEIENLPPEVRAKSATLRKLDSFLKEKELVLQTGNSTTVSKKQSETILKETGLGEVLKNADPSKLADDIDTKLSPEKLSEKTANISDKDLKPEVVQVSPEELEKRLKEYDEFKPVSKTAPAEPVVPEKEKEVEKPKPEPIQKKVEPKPQTNNITPVTPPEKKVEEVKVEPKKIEEPKVEEPKAVEKPENEMTAAEKKAEEEKAKVNLDSKSWGPEEKKMLWSEAKQKCESKNMRLPTKKELLQIYQSQGVFKDWQYINYWTSEEFVTESVFSGKKSKVWTIDMSNGEDTEVDKTENQQLISRCRKK
- a CDS encoding ATP-binding protein, whose translation is MEEDNLSQNLQEFKSKHEFKKYVSISVILLLCSEVILGFCFNTFFSEIMEQKRKLAYTNAWNNYISQKLKFDFGQITGNIWWTSVWKNLKVGNTKQLEIAFNTDSSIRENYDLFTIYLEPNSDPVYSIQGAHNIESITPDTKLIQKLYNQQSYKHGRTQTIAELKDNRLFLISVSALCDDAGNPIYPGIAIFAYDLNKFLRLAEEVIPVSMEVKSGNPPTDIYHSFTIPNDLQLKEKYYIAIKPEYEIQTIIFEALALFITAQTLLSLSLFILIAPHYTQKKTAKLEEIIKATEQLNIELTQKIKELKIAQIDSKKSEAKYEHLVESSKDIIFSFDKNGFILTANNALVEFLGFKKEDLIGKFFLDMAYNPEKKIESLEKKLMMEKFEELKENHTSVSFDMTFGTKNNEPLQLGVKWEYVKLADDFVVFGKAYTVSEDSMLRYFEAENRRYVFNNYITLAEQISQRITSNLVKYMDIQEVFNVRICVREIIINSIEHGNLDIDYEMKTKLRTIRGEYFRFLQERQNDPKYKNRKVTVHYSLKSDRVSFLIKDEGKGFDHKKMLRDNADNANIHFLDHGRGIFMTKNTFDKIKYNNPGNKVLLIKFFKK
- the rplQ gene encoding 50S ribosomal protein L17 codes for the protein MNKGNKVKQLNRNHEHRHAMLNNMVTSLFKHERIESTVAKIKVVRSFAEKLISKAKKNIGDVKPEIALHNKREVMKKIKDRDVVVKLFEDIAPRFSGRAGGYTRIVRLVNRPSDNSEMGILELVERKSREELKEAKMAKSEALAAKKSAAKAARKSAPKATKDAKVVAAPKKEKAKKK
- a CDS encoding DNA-directed RNA polymerase subunit alpha, with the translated sequence MSHKNLLKGFKRPKKIEYYTEVNTPNYGKFIAEPFERGFATTLGNSLRRTLMSSIEGSAISAIRIEGVTHEFSYIEGISEDVSRIILNLKQVRIKYEPEDKDMNKIIHIELKGAGYFKAGDLAVDSSIEIMNPDLLIATLNEDANLVMDIEIQRGKGYYPAEEKKKDIEVLGTIPIDSLFSPIQKVLFEISETRVAQRSDYEKLTLEIWTDGSISPEDALAQAAKILKEHLTIFINFEEEVEEEVDELDEADQKLKVALSKHVEELELSVRSLNILRSLEIDFVGDLVKRNEDEMTKSRHYSDECLNELKAKLATLGLSFGMRDF
- the rpsD gene encoding 30S ribosomal protein S4, coding for MARYTGPVCKLCRREGLKLFLKGSRCLNKDKCSFEDRKNPPEPPPQKKGKISEYSTQLREKQKVKRIYGVLEKQFRDYFEKANHQEGITGENLLQLLERRLDNALYRMGFASSRAQSRNFIGHGHVLVNDHKVDIVSYQVKVGDKISFKEKLSKTDLMDQNIKLAQSLNRHPAWVSPDYTKFTGEIASLPAREHVDMPIKEQVIVELYSK
- the rpsK gene encoding 30S ribosomal protein S11, translating into MEKETKESKDKKDKKEKKVKKVKKKEKKNVPRGKVYIQASFNNTIVTITDMAGNVLSWSSSGLMSFRGSKKSTPYAAQIAAGNAADKAIDAAGLKEVDVLVSGPGIGRESAIRSLASKGLAIKIIKDITPLPHNGCRPRKRRRV
- the rpsM gene encoding 30S ribosomal protein S13; protein product: MARFAGIDIPKDKRIVVGLTYVYGIGQSSSRKILAKAKISEDIKVKDLNDDQENLIRRVIEEEGYLVEGDLRSDINLNIKRLMDIGCYRGLRHRKGLPVRGQRTKTNARTRKGGKKTVANKKKVTK